Genomic segment of Juglans microcarpa x Juglans regia isolate MS1-56 chromosome 7S, Jm3101_v1.0, whole genome shotgun sequence:
tctcatctcatctcatctaatcattacaaattttctaacttccaatacaaaataaaataaacaatttaactttttcaaattccaaaataaaaataatattaaaaaatatattctaacaatattttattcaactttttaattttaatctcaacttatgtcatctcatctcatttctaaaaacaaacgagcacTCAGTGTTATTCACTAAAGTTTTAGTAAAATGTGATTTAACTACCCAAGTAAATGGTTAATAATTTGCAAAGTCGTTGATAAGGTGATTAGGAAAAACCTTAGAAATAGCCTCCAGGGGAATTACGTAACGAGAATTCAGCGCATGTCAATACATGTGTTATGTATTCGGCCAAAGTCGTCAATTGTAACAAGGATATTGATTATTGATTCAGTCATGGAAAATTGATGCCGTTCActaattgttttttaatgaaatgaagtcACCCCTAATATGTGATCAGTGTGAGCACATAAGGTAAAGGGTGCAGTTAGATAAGATAATGACAAAAACGTGTGCACGTAGAGGTTTGTCATGTTCTGACGCCGATCTACAAGAGTATGCAGATGATAGTTAAGTAGTGGAAAACTCATATTAGTATCAAGATAATATACTCAACTAAATCATCACCATTTTGTGTGATCAAGTGAGAGATGTAATTCTAAGGGGTATGATCACCAAACGGTGTACCGTTTGGAATGACACACTCTCCATGGTGATGGTTTCCATGGGGGtgatggttaaggaagtgtcaagagacaaccttttgatttagtcaaaaggttgtgtgtGACTTGTGAAGTGTTAAAAGACAAcattttgatttagtcaaaaggttgtgttACTTCTTAAGGTTGTGTCATTTGGCAACCATTGAGTTACCAATAGTTATACCATTTGCCAACCGGTACATGATGGCTTATAAATAGGAGTTATTAGTGCACAAATTCATTCACTCAATTCCCTTTGTCCATCACTAACTTGTAGGATAAATACTCTCACGAGAGTGTCACTATATTGCCAAATTTCGTTTCTATTTGTTCTTCATAATTCTACAAAAATCAATACCATAGAAAGTGATTTAGAAAAATCAAGAGCACAACTTCAAAACTTTTCTAGTACTGAGAAACTGGATCACATATTATGTGTTGGTAAGGCAGCTAGAAACGAGAGGTTTATGTTGAGATTGGATCATCTCCTCTTTCTACTTCACAGGCTCCTCCTGCTACAAAGGTAAGGATTGCATTTGTACCTTCATCTTCAATAtgtaaaaagaatttttaagtCTTTCTTAATTGGTGCATGCAAAAATCTCAAGCCGaaatcctttctttcttttatgcaataATATTCTGCTAAATTTGTTTCCTACCCGACATTTTTGTGATGAGATTTGTCAAATATGATTAAGGTGCTTTCAACTTAATTATACCCCTACACATTCTTCTAGAAATTCCTTTTTAGAAATAATCATTGGAATCTAAGGAACCGTGTCGTGGTCTTGACACAGCAGACCAAACAAATTAGTGGTCAGTTTTCTGACTTGAGTACTGCTCTCATTAATCTTTTGACTGCTCTCGCTAATCTTGGTAGGGGGCAGAGTAGTCTTGTTAAGAGGAATATTATACATGCACACCAGGGACAAAAAGACTAGCCATTTTTATCCCAAAATGTTTGGGTGCCAAAAGTACTGGTCTGTCTCCGATCGAGTGTCAAGcatttttctgtgtttttttttcatttaaatgtgATTGCTTGATTCCTCAATATGGAGATCTCCATTTCCAaatacaaactgatgtggtctGTCTCCATTAATGTCTGCCACATTAATGGTGTTATACTTGAACAGTTAGGAGTATAATTTTCCTTGGGTGATAACAGGTCCCTTTGCTTAATTAAGCCCTTCAACCAAGCTTTCATACAAAACAATGGAAACTTAAAGAGGTAGTAACACACTAGTTTTCACCCGCCACTTTCTAATCTTCTTTGGCATCTCTATAGCTCTTTACTAGTTGATAACTCTTTACTAGTTGATCTTAAGCTTAAAATAACaaatggaaaaagagagagtttCCCTAAAATCCTTCTTCCTTGCATAAAAGGTGCCCGGCCAGGTTGGTCTCATTCAGTGAGCCAAAATGTGGTAAATACACTGACAAATATaatcttccatatatatatatatatatatatatatatataaatagtagaaAGACATAGTAGGTAGGTAGTGAGCTttggaatttgagatgatatgatCACGTAGCTTTCCATTTTGAAAGAAAGACATCTACTGTTTGAGTCACGTCTTGGCCGACAAAAACTTTGTTAAAGAAATACTTAGGAGgtggtatatataatatatttgcatCTATATGCCCATATGGGTGTGGattttactaataataatataacataatccTTTTATTGTTGCCTCTCGATCCGTCGATCCCTTTCTTACGtatactttttattaatattgggGCTATGacctaatacatatatataagggGTTCATATATAATCCTTCCTCCCCATATATACTACTCATGATCATAAACCTTCTAACATGAACAAATACACGTACAATTAATTCCATATTTCTTATGTAATAATTAGTCAACATGATAATAATCATGATTCATGCAAACTTTCCTCGTAAAATCTAGATCAGGTCAGGCAGAGAGATAATGGAACCAGATAAAACTAGTTATAAAGAGCAAGATAAGGAAGAGTTAAAAGGACCTAAATTAACAGTGCAAATTAAGGGTTCTTGGGATGCATGTTGGTGCACTAGTAAATGCATGATGGTCATGACTTCATCCGGCCATGATGTAATTATGATATGGTATAAAAATGGGGTTTCAAGCGTGCTttagaaatgatgatgatgtgggAGCCGCAGTGATTTATTCTGGCCAAAGAAATCAtccttaattaataatcatgtCAATTGCTAGCTATTGGTGAGATCCACATAAACAAGTAGGAACCACAAGACAATCAAATTAACCACTTTTAGCTTTGTTATATGCAAATTTGTTAGCGGGATCGATCtcatcattcaaaccttccttcTTCTATATGTAATTAAGAGTATTTATAAACAGTTCCCACCTTTAATTTGTTGGTAGCTCAAACATGGATTTTGAGAAAACCCACCAGGCCGATGATCCGATCATGACCATAATGATGGAAACAGAAAACTTCCCCTTTTCCTGTCGTTTTCAATGGTTGATTAGTCCATATTTGATTGTGAGCTGGCCAGGGTACTATTTTTGCAACATGAACATGGTCAAgccattttcaaaaatttatcttagttttataattttataactacttttacatgttttatgttttttacatGAACTCTCAAccacaaattaaagaaaatatattagttttaattAGCTATTGGAACATGTTTACAGTACTCAACATTAACTTTAAGATATGACTTTGCTTTCTGACCTATGAAAGGAATTAAGACGTTAGAGGCCAAATgggaatatttttttgttggtgAGATGAGATTGTCCCTAACGTATGTCAGATGTcataaattaagttaaaatgttGCATCTACGGCCTACAACTTCGGATCTAATTAATTtgcacattaattaattaataatactcTAATTAAGGGAAAAACCTCAAAGTCAAATTGGAAAATAGAGTGCAAACTAAATGCGAatgaaaatacaattatgatgtgacataaaaTGACTGATTAAAGCATCACGTAAATCACATGTTCGATTTTAAATAACATAGCAAAGAAGATAGATAATTTGTAATAATCAATTTTCCCACCCAATAAATGCCTCCAATTGGTTCAGAAGAGTGCAAGTCAAACAGCAGCAAACAAAGTCTCTACAAATTTATGTGCATTTATTGTGTTGAATCGACAGGACTTGGAGCactttattttctatcaattaGTTATGTATAGTGattagaaaagagagagagagagagagattagttATGTATAGAAGTGGTTCACAAAAATTAATCCATTTCAGTCAAATTTGACACTTCAATAATTGAGGGGTCCTTACACCATGATTTTCTCATATTGTAATACCTCCCCGTCTTTAATAATCACAAAAAGATGCACCTAAGTAGTCCGCCCCGTCTTTAATACTTCTGCACAAGCTGGACTGGATGATAAACCAACCACTGAGTTTGGTGCATGTGATTgagattgtatattttttaagttttgaaccCGATTCAACTATCTGTAATTACATACTGCAAGCcctttcccaaaaaaaaaaaaagaagaaaaaagtgctGTAACCCACATCTGAATTTGAACATACTGTAGTGTTGATTAAAAGGGAATGCGAAACTTGGCTAGCAGTGCCTTGACAAAGGATAAACCATAAACATCTCAGACGCACTAAGGAAGCTAGCAACAAACTGGCATGCCATTGATCAGATAGTTGTGGAGACACTAGCAGATGGGGTAGCATGGCGTGCCACAAATGACTTGACAAGTGGATTCACAAGATGAGGTGCTTCATCCTTCATTTCCATCAACAAATCATCATATTCAAAAGTGATTATCatcaataacaatattaatttcatgttgAAGTCTAAACAACAAGCGATTACATTCAAGTATAGATAGGGAAAAGGCCCTTTCTCTCCACAGTTAGTGAATGATTTGGCATTGATGGAACATCAGAAATCAGTGCTTTAGAGCTTGAAATAATAGCACGTGCACAGAAAGTTCTGTTTAGATtcttagagcattagtagtAGACTCAACAAGTTTAGCCAAATTTGGCTAaagaattcatttttataaatttaactagcCACTTTTTAACATCAAATAACAGACTctccaaatctatcactattatattaaaatattgatttttacctttttatttattttaattctaattgtaatttgaatatttattcattattaaaaaaatacacatttattttctaacgttcatattattcctaacagatataattttctaatggtttttttttttttttacaacaatcatattttttcaacgGTCATATATTCACAatggatatattttttctacAGTATTTTTGCACGGGAGGAACAATAGGCAACGAGAAGATAATTGTTTAtggtgaaaataatatttacctagCCCAGATTTGGCCAATGAATAAATCTTGGgttaaaattattgttcatttattGAGTCCATTATAATGGATTTTTGTGCCACCTAGCTAAACTTTGGATACATTCCAGTTCATTTATTGAGTCCATTATAATGGATTTTTGTCCATTACTGTTCATTTATTGAATCCATTGTAAGGGATGTACTAGTACAGCCCTTACACCTCAAAGCTTTGGATACATTCCAGTTTTATTGCATACCTCCTAACAGAttaaaaacttataatgatGGATTAAATCATCCATGAACTGCGAACATAATTACCATGGTACAAGCTGTGCAGGAGCTAacatttttcacacaaaatataaatagaactaTATACATAGCCCTCCAAAGCAGGTGTAGAATACTCTTTATTGTGCCACACAAACACCACCAAATCAAGACATTGCCGCATGTGTTGTTTGTGAGGGCAGGCGGGTGGGTGGGAGTTAGtcaatgtgtgtgtgtgcacatctgagagagagagcgagagagaaagagagaaataccTGGGGGCAGTGCCCAACATTGGGCAGGATGACAAAGTCTTCAACAGAATCAAAATTCCCATAGTTTCTACCAAGCTCAATGGGTTCCCAAGGATCCTTGTCACCCCATGCTATTAGAACTGGACACTGTAAAGAGAAAAGTAGGATCATTAGTCTCATTACAAATGCTGGTCTCACTTCAATGGATCCTGCAAGACTGGCTTGGATACAGTCCTACATTTGAGCATTTTTCTTTCTGGCATGGATGTTTGCTCTCAAGACTCACGCAACTTTGTACTTGTAGGATGTATTAACAAACTGAAATACAATTGACACACTGACCTTAACTTGAGGCAGAAGTTCCTCAGGAAGAGGGCCGCCTGAGTAGCAAATAAACTCAAGGAACACATCAGCAGCACCAGGTTCCAATCCTGGATTAAGTATTTTCTTAACCAGTTCCTCCGTCACTTGGGAGGTATCATGGTAACACTGAAACTTATTTAATCAGAAGCAATCGGCACCAGTAAAGTTATGGCTGGATTCATTCTTTTCAGTTAAACACACAACTTAGAATAGGTATTGTGCAACATTTCAGTCCCTAGTGTATGCTACTGCACTTTCTAAGATCAAGGCATCAATCGTTAGTCTAAAATGACCAGTAAATATTCTGTCTCTAAACCATCTCTTTTAACTTAAAATCCACAGCATTTCCTGAATTTCAACTCCAAAATGAATTAccataaaatttacaaaaattgagGTTCATTCTTGAAGGAAGCTTTTTCTTAGGCAGGAAATATGCAGCAGATATAAATCAATGACAACACAGTCAAGTATGTCACATTTGTAGCTTTTTTTTTCGTCTTTTCCTGTATATAGAGTTAGTGGATCCATTTATGTGCATAAAAAAGATGCCAACTGATCATGTACTTGATATACTTTACCACCTCTATGCATAAAAGCTTCTTAGGGcttgtttagatattaagaatatctgtgaatagtagtgaaacagtttgagaatatctgagaacaTTTGTGTTCCCAAACAGGCCCTTAGTTGTATGTAAAAGGGCGAGTTTTTAACTTCCCGACTTTGTGATAAGGAATAAATAATGAATTCATAATTGCTCGAATGAAAAAAGCATGTATATCAATCTGATCACTACGGATTGAGGCATCAAATATCAATGGGTTGATAGATTATTCCAAGCTTGAAGTGAAAATATCTGATGCATACAAGATTTGGTTCTGAATCAACAATGTTTCAAAGATTAAATTCAGATCAAAAGAGAATATCTTGAACTCAACTAGGTCCACTGAATGTGGTTTGCATTCTAGTTTCTTATGATATTACTCCATTTAAATAAAGAACTACAGATGATGAATCAATGAAGTTTATATGGTGAaagaaaagggaaggaaaaagaagaatggTTACAAATTCCCACGAAATGGTGAAAATTACTGGAAgaatttttatgttcttttataGGAAAAGATgtagggaaaagaaaatgatagtttATCCTTGTGGAGGACTTGGAAGCATTGCCAAATTTGGTAACCATTAACAACATCTGAAGACATTTGTGCACACTTAGTGATATCTTGCAAAACATACGAACAGGTCCAAGTAAAATTGTaaaccttaaaaaattatagtgaagTTGGAGGCATTGAACTACCACATTAGAGCTAAATTCATTAAAATTCATTATTTCAATTAGCCCTTCGTGTAATTAGCACTAATAATTTGATTAGAAATATCAGTATTTGTATATCGGAATACCTGGCAAAGAATACTTTTCACAGATTCCGGTGTAGCAacaattttatagaaatattttccAACAGCAGTATTCCTGGCACAACAGCATGACTATCTTTAAAAGTCTTACAGATGCAACCTTAAATAATAGCCCATCAAAGAAGCTATTACTCAAATCTTTACCTCAGCAAACTCTGGAATGACCTGATGAAAGGTCTTCCAAACCAAGGCTGCTTCTTAATATGTAGCATACGAAGAGATATATTTAGAATGATGATGCCTTTGCAGATCTGCGGTGCCATAACCGCTGCCTGAAGACCAACAACTCCTGCATAAAtaccagaaaaagaaatttcattgaATGCATCGTTATCATCAActattattaaattcatcatcAACCTACTTTTctgaatttaataaaaaatttagatctAAGGCTTGTTTCCAAAGAAAATAGCACTAGAGAAGAAATATATCAATGGGTTTGAATTAGGTGGCTAATTTTGATGGGAATATTTATATCTATTGTTTTTAACACCAATCATGACAGGACATGACGTGAAGGTTTTAAAGACAGCATATTTTACAGCAGTATCTTCTCACAAAGTTCTAAGAAATGAGCACAAGCAAGAAAGCATCCTTCACACGTCAAGATGATAGTCCTTCAGGTTGTCtgataaatgtattaaaaataaatatgcctagaaaaaaaattctcagcAGCAAGtactggaaaagaaaaaaaaaaaaaaacagagatagGGAGCAAAGCAATATAAACAAGCGCACATCGCATTTTACGATTGGAAACTATATCTTATTAAAATTAGCAAAGACAGAAGAATACAAATTCCTTTTTTGAGACTTTGTAAACCATATTGATTCCAAGTTCGCATGCATCAACCCAAAAGGTCAGAtgatttatgcattttttctgacgtttctgggaaaaaataaattcagaagAACAACATATTAGGATGCAAAACACAGAACATATATGGCAGAATGCAGCATTATGCAACATTGCTTTTAAACCCAAAGTCGAGTACCAgtatataatgaaataaaaatctcTACAACATATAAGACTCGGCTGCAATATGACCCTAGCTCAATAATCAGCAGTTGTAAAGTAAATGCATTTATTTTGgttcttatattttaatagaaagtcatgaaatttaaattagttcTACACTTGCATAttgcacaaaaataattttgcatagctgctaaaaaaataataggattttaagcttttataaaaaagaatatgcatAAATTAGCCAAGTATCAAAGCTTATAACCAATAACTAATTTATTAAAGCCAGAAAATCGAAAAGGAGCTCACCTCCAATAGAATTGCATATAAAGAATGCTTCATCCTCAACCACATCGTTACAAAAATCATTTAGTTGGGTGGCCCATGTTTCAAATGTATAATAGTTGTCACTAAATTGACGAGGATTTGGTTTATCCGAGTATCCATAACCAATAAGATCAATCGCGTATACCCTGTGTGATTTTGCCAGAACTGGAATATTTTTCCTCCAATGGTCACTGCAGCCATCCACAATTGAGTCACAAGTACTAACAGACACGccaaatatgcaaataatttaagaatgaaaattatgagcactaccaaaaataaaaaataaataaataaataaaccatcAAGCTTTTAGATTGCAACCAGAACCCGTCAAAAGGAATTGAGCCTTTTCATAGACCCTTGGACATGTAAATGAGTTTCAGAAGTTAGACTCTTGGCTGATCATTCGATGCATAACCATTAGTGCTGTACTTTTTCTGTTGACTGGGGCCACTCTGAAATATgcctttgaaaaaattgtgtaCCGGTgattataaatagataatagCTTCTGCTACTTCCCCCTTCTAAGTTCATATCATAAATAGATAATAGCTTCGCCTCTAGTTCATCTTTTAAGCTCATTTACCAGGGATAGACATTGATGCAATCTTAACGTATGCAATCCTGATGTAAAACATATTTTGAAGTagtattaaatacttaaatattctCTTCTATGATCTCATTTCTATGCTCATAAATCCATTTTGCTTTGCTATACTCGACCAAAGGCTTAAAAATATAAGGCTAGCCTCAAAGAATTATGCAAGTTCTATTGGTGGAATATACTCTTCAAAGAACTAGCTTTTCCAAATTAAGCCTCTTGGGTACCACGATGAAGTACTTTCCTTAAAATAAACTAGAAGGTTAGGCTTCCactcatttaaaaatagaaGGTGTCAATGTGTTCTTGCATTTGTTTTGAgtcataagcatcagtatgtaTAGTGCTAAAAATAAGCTAGAGGGAAAGTTCACGGAGATGTCATGTCAGTCAGGTTAATACATTTCAACAATCATTATATTGGTTCCTTGCTTGAGTATATCCCTTAACCATAATGATCGATGAAGTGGTTAACAAACTGAGTAGTCACTATATGTTGTCTCATTATAGGCATTAACACAGTACAAAAATCATGTCTAGtaatttagataaatataaaatgaatgtgaTGTTTCATTTCTGTGGTGAGCTTCAAATATGACTATTGCTACAAATCTATTGCAGAACCTTCCCGAATGATATACCAGTGATTCTCCAAGCATAATCCCACAACAATTCCAACACATGCATCAATCCTCCAGAAACTAATTGTTAACCACACTGCCCTATATGGATGGATGCACCCAAACCAAAGGGACCAAATTTGGGTTCTGGTGATTAGGGTGGGGAGGGGGTTTATCCTGTGCTATGAAACGAAGAGGATTGGACtactaaaaaatcaaaaataagtATTAAACAAGTGAGTTTCTTTTAAACACTGAATTCACTTTCATATTGggctatcaaaaaataaaaaataaatattaaaaaaccgAGTTTCTTTTAAACACTAAATTCACTTTCATAATTCTGGGTTACAAATATTACTCATACTAGTAAATGTTTAATTAACATGAGAAATTTCGAGGACAAAGAAGTAAGATACACCAACACTGACGAGATACGAGGATTTGATTATTGCATAGAACGGTGTGACACCTAATACCAAGTCACATAAGGGACCATCAGTACTGTAATCAATCTGGATGATTTAAAactttatgaaataactctttTTGTTATAACACTTTCATAGGCTCTGAACTTGAGTTTTTTCTCCTAAAATTACCCTGCAATGCTGTATAGACAGAAATAAGAGTGGGCAAATGCAGTTTTACCAATTAAATGAGGTCCATCCATTGTTCAACttcacaacacaaaatatattgtcACAAAGACAAACCATCAAACCATATACTTAAAACAGTTTCAATCCTAATCATGCCTAGAAGTTGTCCCACCTGACCCTTGTTTAAACCAAAATTCAAGCGTCAGAGTATGCATGCAATCGGCACATGAGTTTATATGAAGAATGAATATACTTAGCAATTTATGCATTCAATACCTATATCAATTAGGTGCTGCTAATGAGAAGCAAAATGTGATTGATGTAGACCTGTTTGCTCCAAAACCATGAATTAAAACTAATGCAGGGCCACTGTTCCCAGAGTACTGGTAGCGAATAGAATAACCTCTCCAGTTCCACATACTACAAGACAAAAagacaaattaagaaaaatataataattgactccgtccaaaaataaaaacaaaaatatacaaaataaaagctTGCATCGTGTGTAACAATCACATGAAATAATGGTGAAGCTTTTATTCAAACAAGGTAATAGAACTTgatctaaaaaaaatgtattcataTAAAGACACTCAAGATCATGTTAAAGACACAATGGTAATTCAAAAGAATCAGAAAATTGAAATGTGTAGAGTGAATCATTGCAATTTACAGTAATTTATATGGACTCACATTTCCTAGGAAGGACAACCACAAGGGGGGCCCAGTAAGCATATCGATCTCCACATTATTTATAGAAGGATCGGCAAGTAGAGTTGACTGTTAGGAATGGTAAGACAAAAGGTAAAACAAAAAAGTGGaatcaatcacacacgacacaagGTTTACATGGTTTGGCAAcgtgcctacatccacagagaTGCAGAAGATTTTATTTCAGATGATAAGCAAATGCGATACGGCAGTACGGCAGCCATACAGGGAATAATACaacatgtgtatatgtatatatatatatatatatatgtgtgagaactcattaaaaaaatccaccaaaaaaCTGCAACGAATCCTTGTC
This window contains:
- the LOC121241141 gene encoding uncharacterized hydrolase YugF; translation: MACTTSPVLPLAKPDFIPLSSRIKEKIASSSISCCRTHPRQYSVLRRVSKFHPIISNGCVVHCRSNNQVERNSLSSQGTASNNDLTLDVQIRMWNWRGYSIRYQYSGNSGPALVLIHGFGANSDHWRKNIPVLAKSHRVYAIDLIGYGYSDKPNPRQFSDNYYTFETWATQLNDFCNDVVEDEAFFICNSIGGVVGLQAAVMAPQICKGIIILNISLRMLHIKKQPWFGRPFIRSFQSLLRNTAVGKYFYKIVATPESVKSILCQCYHDTSQVTEELVKKILNPGLEPGAADVFLEFICYSGGPLPEELLPQVKCPVLIAWGDKDPWEPIELGRNYGNFDSVEDFVILPNVGHCPQDEAPHLVNPLVKSFVARHATPSASVSTTI